GCTGTCCAAGGTTATTGGTAAGACGTCGCTTCCTGGTGGGAAGATGCAGTTGAACCTGATTGATGGAAGGAACATAGTGGTTAACGACGCCGGCGAGTTCAAGGTCGGCGACGGCGTCTTGCTGGATGTTAAGAAGAAAAAAATTGTCACTCGCCTTCCTCTCGAGAAGGGAGCGCTGGTCATTCTCACTGCCGGGGCTCACAAAGGATCGTTGGCGAAGGTAACGAACATCGAGGGAAGAATCATTCATCTTGAGAAGGATGGCAAGTCTTTCACGACGAGGAGGAGGTATGCGTTTGTCCTGGGCAAGAGCAGCGCATCCATAACTATTCCTCAGGAGGCAGCATGAGCGATAATGAGAATGTGATGCGGAAGGTGAAGGTGGAAAAGCTCACGTTGAATTTCGGCGCGGGCAAAGACCAGGTGCTCTTGAAAAAAGGAGAGCGGCTCATTAAGCAAATCACCAACATCGACCCGGTCAGGACTGTCACGCAAAAGCGCATCCCTGGATGGGGTCTTCGTCCCGGGCTTCCGATAGGGTGCAAACTCACGCTGAGAGGGAAGGCCGCCGAGGACGTCTTAAACAGGCTTTTGCAAGCGAAGGGGATGCGGCTTGCACCTTCTTGTTTTGACAATGAAGGAAGCGTCTCTTTTGGTATTCATGAGTACATTGATATTCCCGGAACAAAGTACGATCCCGAAATCGGCATTATTGGCATTCAAGCAAGCGTCACGCTTGCAAGGCCTGGTTTTCGTGTGAAGCAGAGGAAGATTCGTCCAAGGAGGATTCACAAGACGCATCGTATTTCAAGAGAAGACGCCGTGGCGTTCATGAAAGAGGCGTTCGGTGTAGTAGTAGGTGAAGAAGAATGACGGCAAGCAACTGGCAAAAAATGCTCAAACAGCTTTCAGGGAAGCCTGGCAAGCTGGTGAAGTTTAAGAAGCACAACGCTCCGAAGGAGCGAAAGACAGGAAGGAATGTGAAAGAGTGCAGGCGGTGTGGGCGAAAAGGCGGCCATATCCAAAAGTACGGGTTGCAACTGTGCAGGCAGTGTTTTCGCCAGCACGCAGAAGATATTGGCTTTAAACAGTATAGTTGAGAGGTTGGAGGAAGAAGATGAGTTTGAATGATCCTTTGGCAAATGTCTTGTCGCATATGAAAAATTATGAACAAACGAAAAAAAAGGAAGTCGTGACGAGGTTCAACTCCAAGCTTATTCGCGGCGTCCTTGAAATACTTCAAAAAGAAGGGTATGTTGGAAGTGTGGAAACGGTAGAAGACGCGCGCGGCGGCGTGTTGAAGATTAACTTGCTGGGAAGGATTAATGATGTCAATGTTATTAAGCCAAACTTTCAGATTGGCAAGAGCGAGTTTGAAAAGTATGAGAAGCGGTTCTTGCCAGCGAAAGGGTTTGGCATTCTCGTGGTGAGTACGAGCAAAGGATTGATGACGCACGAGGAAGCAAAGAAACAAGGCGTTGGAGGTAAGCTGTTGGCGTATTGCTATTAAGGAAAAGCGCGTTTACTCAAAAGTCCGAAATACGTAGAAAAAAGGTTGTGTTGATTATGTCAAGTCAAGAAAGGAAACAGGAGGCGCCGCTGGGTGCTGCGGAAGGCAGTCAGAACGTGCAGGCACGAAGCAAGATTCAAATAAAGGGTGTTGTGGAGGTTCCTGAAGGGGTTACTGTTTCGCTTGAAAGAGGCGTGTTCACCGTGCAGGGGCCGAAAGGATCGTTGCAGCGAAAGCTGCACGCCCCGAGCGTTGTGGCAACGGTTAAGGAAGGCAAGGTCGAGTTTAATGCGAAGCGAAAACCGACGTTGCGGGAGAAGAAGCTAATTAACACGTTCAAAGCCCACTTGCGCAACATGTTCAAAGGCGTGGTCGAAGGGCATAGTTATGAGCTTAAAGTTTGTTCGGGTCACTTTCCCATGACGGTTTCCCTCAAGGGCGATGTTCTTGAGGTGAAGAATTTTATTGGTGAGAGCGTTCCCCGGACGTTGCGTATCGGTGCTGATGTGAAGGTGTCTGTTAATGGTGCGCAAATCCTTGTGGAAGGAATTGATAAAGAAAAGGTGGGGAGGGTTGCCGCCGCGATTGAGCAGCTGTGCAGGAGGCCTGGGTTTGATCAGCGAGTGTTTCAAGACGGCATTTACATTGTGAAAAAAGACGGTAAGGACGTGGCATGATGGTGAAGAAAGAAGCATTAGAGGAGCGTCGGGCGCGAAAGGCGAAAAAGCCTGTCTTTAGGAGGCAGGACGCGCATAAGAAGGCAAAGCTTTCCAGCGCTTGGCGAAAGCCGAGGGGTTTGCAGAGCAAGGTCCGCCTCAAGAAGAAAGGGTATGTGCGATCGCCTGAGAGTGGTTGGCGCTCACCCGTTGCAGTGAGAGGCTTGTCGAGAGAAGGGCTGTTGCCTGTTCTTGTAAGCACAGAGAAGATGTTGCTTGCTCTTGATCCAAAAACAGAGGGGGCAGTAGTCGCGGCGAGTGTTGGCGATAGGAAGCGCAAGAAACTGCTCTCCCTTGCTGAGGAAAAAGGAATTCGTGTGTTGAACAAGCCCTTGGCACTGATGAAGAAGGCGGTTGAAGAGCGAGAAGCATTGCGTAAGGAAGTTGCCAAGGCGCGCGCGGCAAGGACTGAGAAGAAAGCGCTTGAAAAGAAGTTGCGCGAAGAAGAAAAGAAGAAGGCCGCTGCTGAGCAGAAAAAAGATGAAGAACTCTCCGAGGAGGAGAAGAAGAAACGAGAAAAGGAAGAGAAGGACAAAGTTTTGACGAAGAGGTCGTAGAGGTATGAAATTATCAATTCAACGAAGGTTGGCGAGTATTGTGTTGAAGTGTTCGCCGAAACGAATTCGCTTCAATCCTGCCAGGTTGGAGGATGTGAAGGAGGCTATTACGAAAACAGACATGCGTCTCTTGAGTGGTCAGGGTGGTGTGCGAA
The nucleotide sequence above comes from Candidatus Woesearchaeota archaeon. Encoded proteins:
- a CDS encoding 50S ribosomal protein L5; amino-acid sequence: MSDNENVMRKVKVEKLTLNFGAGKDQVLLKKGERLIKQITNIDPVRTVTQKRIPGWGLRPGLPIGCKLTLRGKAAEDVLNRLLQAKGMRLAPSCFDNEGSVSFGIHEYIDIPGTKYDPEIGIIGIQASVTLARPGFRVKQRKIRPRRIHKTHRISREDAVAFMKEAFGVVVGEEE
- a CDS encoding 30S ribosomal protein S14; translation: MLKQLSGKPGKLVKFKKHNAPKERKTGRNVKECRRCGRKGGHIQKYGLQLCRQCFRQHAEDIGFKQYS
- a CDS encoding 30S ribosomal protein S8; translation: MSLNDPLANVLSHMKNYEQTKKKEVVTRFNSKLIRGVLEILQKEGYVGSVETVEDARGGVLKINLLGRINDVNVIKPNFQIGKSEFEKYEKRFLPAKGFGILVVSTSKGLMTHEEAKKQGVGGKLLAYCY
- a CDS encoding 50S ribosomal protein L6: MSSQERKQEAPLGAAEGSQNVQARSKIQIKGVVEVPEGVTVSLERGVFTVQGPKGSLQRKLHAPSVVATVKEGKVEFNAKRKPTLREKKLINTFKAHLRNMFKGVVEGHSYELKVCSGHFPMTVSLKGDVLEVKNFIGESVPRTLRIGADVKVSVNGAQILVEGIDKEKVGRVAAAIEQLCRRPGFDQRVFQDGIYIVKKDGKDVA
- a CDS encoding 50S ribosomal protein L32e; translated protein: MVKKEALEERRARKAKKPVFRRQDAHKKAKLSSAWRKPRGLQSKVRLKKKGYVRSPESGWRSPVAVRGLSREGLLPVLVSTEKMLLALDPKTEGAVVAASVGDRKRKKLLSLAEEKGIRVLNKPLALMKKAVEEREALRKEVAKARAARTEKKALEKKLREEEKKKAAAEQKKDEELSEEEKKKREKEEKDKVLTKRS